The Micromonospora sp. NBC_00421 genome contains a region encoding:
- a CDS encoding NADH-quinone oxidoreductase subunit D — protein sequence MTGMTTDTGELRELTVGTGAGGEQLGTDMVLNIGPQHPSTHGVLRLRLVLDGERVVAAEPIVGYMHRGAEKLFEVRDYRQIIVLANRHDWLSAFSNELGVALAVERLMGMEVPERATWLRMALAELNRVLNHLMFLGSYPLEIGAITPVFYAFRERETIQAIMEEVSGGRIHYMFNRVGGLKEEVPAGWTGRARAAIGEVRRRMPDLDNLIRRNEIFLARTVGVGVLSAADAAAFGASGPVARASGLDLDLRRDDPYLAYDQLDVPVVTRTAGDCHARFEVLLDQVYASLDLAEQCLDRVDRLTGPVNTRLPKVVKAPEGHTYAWTENPLGINGYYLVSRGEKTPWRLKLRTASYANVQALATLLPGCLVPDLIAILGSMFFVVGDIDK from the coding sequence ATGACCGGCATGACCACGGACACCGGTGAACTGCGCGAGCTGACCGTCGGCACCGGTGCCGGCGGGGAGCAGCTCGGCACCGACATGGTGCTCAACATCGGCCCGCAGCACCCCTCGACGCACGGCGTGCTGCGGTTGAGGCTGGTGCTCGACGGGGAACGGGTGGTCGCCGCCGAACCGATCGTCGGGTACATGCACCGGGGCGCGGAGAAGCTGTTCGAGGTCCGCGACTACCGGCAGATCATCGTGCTGGCCAACCGGCACGACTGGCTGTCGGCGTTCTCCAACGAGCTGGGCGTGGCGCTCGCCGTGGAACGGCTGATGGGCATGGAGGTGCCGGAGCGCGCCACCTGGCTGCGGATGGCGCTGGCCGAGCTGAACCGGGTGCTCAACCACCTGATGTTCCTCGGCTCCTACCCGCTGGAGATCGGCGCGATCACCCCGGTCTTCTATGCGTTCCGGGAACGGGAGACCATCCAGGCGATCATGGAGGAGGTCTCCGGCGGCCGGATCCACTACATGTTCAACCGGGTCGGCGGGCTCAAGGAGGAGGTGCCCGCCGGCTGGACCGGACGGGCCCGCGCCGCCATCGGCGAGGTCCGCCGCCGGATGCCCGACCTGGACAACCTGATCCGGCGCAACGAGATCTTCCTGGCCCGAACCGTCGGGGTGGGTGTGCTGTCGGCCGCCGACGCCGCCGCGTTCGGGGCGTCCGGGCCGGTCGCCCGCGCCTCCGGGCTCGACCTGGACCTCCGCCGCGACGACCCCTACCTGGCGTACGACCAGCTCGACGTGCCGGTGGTCACCCGCACCGCCGGGGACTGCCACGCCCGCTTCGAGGTGCTGCTCGACCAGGTGTACGCCTCCCTCGACCTCGCCGAGCAGTGCCTGGACCGGGTGGACCGGCTCACCGGGCCGGTCAACACCCGACTGCCCAAGGTGGTCAAGGCCCCCGAGGGGCACACCTACGCCTGGACGGAGAACCCGCTCGGGATCAACGGCTACTACCTGGTGTCCCGGGGCGAGAAGACGCCGTGGCGGCTCAAGCTGCGCACCGCCTCGTACGCCAACGTGCAGGCGCTGGCCACCCTGCTCCCCGGCTGCCTGGTGCCCGACCTGATCGCCATCCTCGGCTCGATGTTCTTCGTGGTCGGCGACATCGACAAGTGA
- a CDS encoding SAM-dependent methyltransferase yields MNSMRWRDAMDAALYGPGGFFVSGTGPADHFRTSVHASPAFAAAVFRLVSRLDAILGFPTPFDVVDVGAGRAELLRTLATLARDADPRTDPPRAALAGTHPEPPPLAHRLRLTAVELAPRPPDLLPDIDWTTEIPQAVTGLLIATEWLDNVPLDLADHTPANGYHYRLVHPRTGTESPGPPLTPQDTAWLTHWHPTPPPPPMSSPVIKSFTSEVGPEPDANLLITGAEIDRVGVGGVEVGRSRDEAWGRAVGCLRRGVALAVDYGHVREGRPVGGTLTGYRGGRQVPPVPDGSCDITAHVAMDSVAAAGARVAGCAYTLMSQREALRALGADGGRPPLSLAGTDPAGYVRALAAASAAAELTDPAGLGGHYWLLQPVGVTVDALMAR; encoded by the coding sequence ATGAACTCGATGCGCTGGCGGGACGCCATGGACGCCGCCCTGTACGGGCCGGGCGGTTTCTTCGTCTCCGGCACCGGACCGGCCGACCACTTCCGGACCAGCGTGCACGCCTCCCCCGCGTTCGCGGCGGCGGTGTTCCGGTTGGTGTCGCGCCTGGACGCCATCCTGGGCTTCCCCACCCCGTTCGACGTGGTGGACGTCGGTGCCGGCCGGGCCGAACTGCTCCGCACCCTGGCCACCCTGGCCCGCGACGCCGACCCCCGCACCGACCCACCTCGCGCAGCCCTGGCCGGCACCCACCCGGAGCCGCCGCCGCTGGCCCACCGCCTACGCCTCACCGCCGTGGAACTGGCCCCCCGCCCACCGGATCTCCTACCCGACATCGACTGGACCACCGAGATACCCCAAGCCGTGACCGGCCTCCTGATCGCCACCGAATGGCTTGACAACGTCCCCCTGGACCTCGCCGACCACACCCCCGCAAACGGCTACCACTACCGCCTCGTCCACCCCCGCACCGGCACCGAATCCCCAGGCCCCCCACTCACCCCTCAGGACACCGCCTGGCTGACCCACTGGCACCCCACCCCACCCCCACCCCCCATGTCGAGCCCGGTGATCAAGAGCTTTACGTCAGAAGTGGGCCCGGAACCTGACGCAAACCTCTTGATCACCGGGGCGGAGATCGACCGGGTGGGGGTTGGCGGGGTGGAGGTGGGGCGGAGTCGGGATGAGGCTTGGGGGCGGGCCGTCGGGTGCCTGCGGCGGGGGGTGGCGCTCGCCGTGGACTACGGGCATGTGCGGGAGGGGCGGCCGGTGGGCGGGACGTTGACCGGGTACCGGGGTGGCCGGCAGGTGCCGCCGGTGCCGGACGGTTCGTGCGACATCACCGCGCACGTCGCCATGGACTCGGTCGCCGCCGCCGGTGCACGGGTCGCCGGGTGTGCGTACACGCTGATGTCGCAGCGGGAGGCGCTGCGGGCGCTCGGGGCCGACGGCGGGCGACCGCCGCTGAGCCTGGCCGGCACCGACCCGGCCGGGTACGTGCGGGCGCTCGCCGCGGCGTCGGCGGCGGCGGAGCTGACCGACCCGGCCGGGCTCGGCGGACACTACTGGCTGCTCCAGCCGGTCGGCGTCACCGTCGACGCGCTCATGGCACGATGA